From the Triticum urartu cultivar G1812 chromosome 4, Tu2.1, whole genome shotgun sequence genome, the window AAAAATTAGACACAACGAAAGATGTGTTGCAATTTTTGCAACAAGGATCTTGTTGCAGAAAATTAGACGTATGAAAGATGTGCAGGGAATTAGATGTTTGTTTCTGCAACTCGACCGCTGTTTCAGGAAAATTGTAGAAGATGAGGTTTTGCAACAAGGTCTTGTTGCAGGAAATCAAAGAAAATCAGATCTTGCAACAAGAGTATCGTTGCAGGAAATTAAAGAAAAGGATTAAACGCCTCGCATCGCGCATCGAATGGCTCGCGAAACACATGTTTCTGCAACTCGACCGTTGTTTCAGAAATTAATGAATCGGGAGAGGAGACCGAGCCGCACGTCAAAAGTAGATCGAACGGCTACGCGTGGATACATGGAACGGCCGTCAAGGCGGACGGATGTTTCATACAGATAACCCGGCTGATGCGTAGCGTCTTCCTAAAAAAACCACCCACAAAGAAGCACGCTGCGCGAATCGTATCCGGGTCATCCACCGTCTTCTCCGCCCAAAGCCAACAAATTTCTTCCGCCATCGCATTTCAAAAACCCAAATCTCCAAACCCTCGCAGCCGGTTCCGTCAGCGGCGGCCACCTGCCCCCATGGACGGCGGTGACCACGGGCACCGGTGCAGGTGTCCCCATGGACCCCGGTGCACCCGCGGACCGCGCCATGGAGGCCTCGCGGCGGCGGCCCTGGACCCCCGTGTGCGGGCCTTCCCCATGGACGCCGCGACGCAGGCCATGTACCGGGAGCACGGCATGGACCCGGTCACCCTCGAGTCCGACGTGACCACCGCCATGACCTTCCTCCACTATGTCCTCCCCAAGCCCTTCGTCTCCAACCGCGCCGCCCTCTCCGCCGCCTTTCTCCCGCCACAGGACGACGACGGCGGCGTCGACCGCATCAGCGGCCTCCCTGAGGAGCTCCTCCGCAACATCGTCTCCCGCCTCCCCGCCAAGGACGGCGCGCGCACCGCCGCGCTCTCCTGCCGCTGGCGCCGGGTCTGGCTCTCCACCCCGCTCGTCCTCGTCGACGCCGACCTCCTCCCCGCCGGATGCGGCTCCAGCCTGCGGGTCGAGCGCGCCCACGCGCAGCGCGTCGAGTCCGCCATCACCCGCATCCTCGACGCGCACCCGGGGCCCTTCCGCTTCGTCCACCTCATCTCATGCCACATGCAGGAGACCCCCGGCCTGCTCGCGCGCTGGCTCCAGCTCCTCGCCGTCAAGGGCGTCCGGGAGCTCATGCTCGTCAACCGCCCGTGGCCGCTCGACATGGCCCTCCCCGCCACCTTCTTCGGCATGGCCACCCTCACCCGCCTCTACCTTGGCACCCTTGCCTTCCCTAACACGGCCGACCTCCCGCGCGGAGTGTCGTTCCCACACCTCCGCGAGCTGGGCCTCTTGGGCATGGCCATTGTGAACCGGGACATGGACTTCGTCCTCGCCAGGAGCCCTGTGCTGGAGATCCTCTGCATCCAGGCCAACGTTCTGCTCAAGTGGCTCACCCTCGTCAGCCGCAGCCTCCGGTGCGTGCAGATCATAGAAGGCATCGATCTGAATATCGTCGTCAAGAACGCCCCTAACCTTGAGAGGGTCATCATCTGGACATCATCGGCCCGCGATGGCCTGCACAGGATGGTCAAGATTGGCCATGCCCCTGCGCTGAGCTTACTTGGCTACTTGGAGCCGGCACGACACCTGCTAGCGATCGGCAACACCATCATCAAGGTGCGAATGGCTCTCACAAGTTTCCATTTGTTCGATATCTATGCCAATGGGTGAACTTTTCTCACAAAATTGGGTGCATTGCAGGCTGGGACGAAGGCAAGCCCAAGCACCACGGTCCCGAGCGTTAAGATCCTCAGCTTAAGAGTGTGCTTTGGTGTCCGCAACGATGCTAAGATGCTGCCGAGCTTCCTCAGATGCTTCCCCAACGTCAAGAGGCTACATCTCGAGGTGAGAGTGAGATCTCCTCACTTATCTAGCATCACCCCTGCATCTGTAATTCTGTATGTGTTGTCGATGCATCATTTTGGAGCTGAATAAGTATTTACCGATTTCACCAATTTACAGTCCAATGAGACTGATGAGCCCACAGGCAAGCTCAACATCAAGTTCTGGCACGAGGCCGGTGCCATCGAGTGCATCCAGTCACACCTGAAGCTGATGGTCTTCTACGCCTTCCGAGGGGAGCGGGGCGAGCTCTCCTTCCTCAAGTTCGTCCTGGAGAGCGCTCGGATGCTGACGAAGCTGGTGATTGTGTTCTGCAAAGGGAGCTTCGCTTCGATGGCCGAGGCCAACTCCAAAGTGAAACCTCTGTTCGACGCAAGATGGGCCAGCCGAGACTGTTCGCTGGTGCTCTTCGAGAGTCCACTCGAAAAGGGAGATGACAAGTGGGTGCTGAACTTCGAGAGAGGATCTGATTTCTCCACCACGGACCCGTTCGCGTGCACTGCTGCCCTTCAGGGCTGCGTCGTCTGAGGAGAAGGCCGGTGTTAACTTAACTGAGACTTGGAGAGAGGTTTTGGTTTTTGCACCAGGGGCCCTTTTGAGTTCATCATCAGACGAAGCTTAATTTATATTACATGAACAAAAAACATGGTTTGTGCTCTGTTACGGTGTCTACCTGCAAGGCACTGTTTTGATTCTTAAGCTTGGGTTGCTGAAACCTACAATTTCTGCTGATTGTGTTGCTGAATGCTGGCAGACAGAGATATATTCGTGGGCCATTTCATGCTTTACTAATTTCCTTTAGCATATTATTCTATGAAAAGTGTGCTCAGTCGGATGTCAACCAGGTCCCGTTTAATCCCGTTTAAAATCCACTTATgatatgatagttcaaaaaggttttttgtttgtttgaggaaaatgaactatcAAGCTAGCAAAAAATAACTAAACGGGATTGCGGACGTcatttatttgccacttacatcccctCTCGGATGTGCCCTGGTTGATTGTGCTCGTCTGGAATGTCAATTTACCATCAGAAGTCAGCTATCTTATGTGGTCTTGATGAGTAGGGATTCGCAGACGAGTGGGATTTGTAGTCGAATTCCTTT encodes:
- the LOC125550976 gene encoding F-box/FBD/LRR-repeat protein At1g13570-like, which gives rise to MDGGDHGHRCRCPHGPRCTRGPRHGGLAAAALDPRVRAFPMDAATQAMYREHGMDPVTLESDVTTAMTFLHYVLPKPFVSNRAALSAAFLPPQDDDGGVDRISGLPEELLRNIVSRLPAKDGARTAALSCRWRRVWLSTPLVLVDADLLPAGCGSSLRVERAHAQRVESAITRILDAHPGPFRFVHLISCHMQETPGLLARWLQLLAVKGVRELMLVNRPWPLDMALPATFFGMATLTRLYLGTLAFPNTADLPRGVSFPHLRELGLLGMAIVNRDMDFVLARSPVLEILCIQANVLLKWLTLVSRSLRCVQIIEGIDLNIVVKNAPNLERVIIWTSSARDGLHRMVKIGHAPALSLLGYLEPARHLLAIGNTIIKAGTKASPSTTVPSVKILSLRVCFGVRNDAKMLPSFLRCFPNVKRLHLESNETDEPTGKLNIKFWHEAGAIECIQSHLKLMVFYAFRGERGELSFLKFVLESARMLTKLVIVFCKGSFASMAEANSKVKPLFDARWASRDCSLVLFESPLEKGDDKWVLNFERGSDFSTTDPFACTAALQGCVV